Proteins encoded within one genomic window of Ranitomeya variabilis isolate aRanVar5 chromosome 4, aRanVar5.hap1, whole genome shotgun sequence:
- the ITPRIP gene encoding inositol 1,4,5-trisphosphate receptor-interacting protein isoform X2, with amino-acid sequence MQAGIFKVCLVVVTAIVNHPLLFPNNNTFPANDDLMVEKLREREENLKKKQLELEQLLFRPEEPEEDNTTRESETEGGSRWDLWSTVSMVIFLLIEVWRQDFKDNNSQEQSKEEDDLVFIGNNCHGVSLPNKPMLTIFHDQYIRATTHDAVRSREFVEGFADDLLEALRSLCNRDTDMEVEDSICIGSMYENWRVNKPLMCDLLVPFAPPEPYHFRCQPWVSDSSIGPDKQNHGTILVCGPDDEPSSCVCDKKRLGEDMLCLLHHPTSHQKVSKDINLLCSKNTNYLDIDQVMKWFQTSVTKAWSKISHKYEFELTFSQLDSPGALRVKFKSGKVISFNITPVVQYEDTDLYFISHFPSMPREVASGIYWMLSFAVYERRFFKDFAKKLPDNSCHLSCLQIMTFLHSKQCHITGPSGLTTYHLKTVLMHLLLSRPTSGWGSFFLEDRLRDMFKSLEKSLLEKKLYHFMVGNVKLPNTVNLPEHFREAEPVNLFRSFVLSRDLYQKTLSMFYEMLKNATVVINEYSLHLPNGTTNKPSQ; translated from the coding sequence ATGCAGGCTGGGATATTTAAGGTGTGTCTGGTGGTGGTGACCGCAATCGTGAATCATCCGCTCCTCTTCCCAAATAACAACACCTTTCCTGCTAATGATGACCTAATGGTGGAAAAATTACGGGAAAGGgaagaaaacttaaaaaaaaaacaactggaacTTGAGCAACTTTTATTCCGTCCAGAGGAACcagaggaggacaacaccacgAGAGAAAGCGAGACAGAAGGTGGATCCAGGTGGGACCTCTGGAGTACAGTGTCTATGGTCATATTTCTCCTCATTGAAGTATGGCGGCAAGACTTTAAGGACAACAACTCCCAAGAGCAAAGCAAAGAGGAGGATGATCTTGTGTTCATAGGAAATAATTGCCATGGTGTGTCACTTCCCAACAAGCCGATGTTGACCATCTTTCATGACCAATACATCCGAGCCACCACCCACGATGCAGTGAGAAGCAGGGAGTTTGTGGAAGGTTTTGCAGATGACCTGCTAGAGGCGTTAAGAAGTTTGTGCAACCGAGATACTGATATGGAGGTCGAGGACAGCATCTGCATTGGTAGTATGTATGAAAACTGGAGGGTGAACAAGCCACTGATGTGCGACCTACTTGTACCCTTTGCACCCCCAGAACCCTATCACTTTAGGTGCCAGCCATGGGTCTCTGACTCATCCATTGGTCCGGACAAACAAAATCACGGAACAATTCTTGTCTGTGGCCCCGATGATGAACCTTCCAGCTGTGTATGTGACAAGAAAAGACTTGGAGAAGATATGTTATGTCTTCTTCACCATCCCACCAGCCATCAAAAAGTAAGCAAGGATATCAATTTGCTGTGCTCTAAAAACACCAACTACCTAGACATTGACCAGGTCATGAAATGGTTCCAGACATCCGTAACCAAAGCATGGAGCAAAATTTCCCACAAGTATGAGTTTGAGCTGACCTTCAGCCAATTGGACTCTCCTGGAGCTTTGAGAGTCAAATTCAAGTCTGGAAAAGTCATCAGCTTCAACATCACCCCAGTAGTCCAGTATGAGGACACAGACCTGTATTTTATTTCCCATTTTCCCAGTATGCCTCGTGAAGTTGCCTCTGGAATTTACTGGATGTTGTCCTTTGCGGTCTACGAGAgaaggttcttcaaggactttgccaAAAAGCTTCCAGATAATTCGTGCCACCTCAGCTGCCTACAAATAATGACTTTTCTCCATTCCAAGCAGTGTCACATAACTGGGCCAAGTGGCCTCACCACGTACCACCTAAAGACAGTCCTTATGCATCTTCTGCTTAGTCGACCCACTTCTGGTTGGGGAAGTTTCTTCCTAGAGGACCGGTTACGAGATATGTTCAAGAGTTTGGAGAAAAGTCTCCTAGAGAAAAAGCTCTATCACTTCATGGTTGGAAATGTCAAGCTTCCGAACACCGTGAACCTCCCTGAACACTTTCGAGAAGCAGAACCTGTTAACCTTTTCCGTTCCTTTGTCCTCAGCAGGGACCTTTATCAGAAAACTCTATCCATGTTCTATGAGATGTTGAAGAATGCAACCGTTGTCATTAATGAATACAGCTTACACCTGCCCAATGGTACCACCAACAAACCTTCTCAATAA
- the ITPRIP gene encoding inositol 1,4,5-trisphosphate receptor-interacting protein isoform X1, which yields MSSRFIIRRWPRLRSRDPFIPAQRRIVRPLTPQCQVPPRLRSTMQAGIFKVCLVVVTAIVNHPLLFPNNNTFPANDDLMVEKLREREENLKKKQLELEQLLFRPEEPEEDNTTRESETEGGSRWDLWSTVSMVIFLLIEVWRQDFKDNNSQEQSKEEDDLVFIGNNCHGVSLPNKPMLTIFHDQYIRATTHDAVRSREFVEGFADDLLEALRSLCNRDTDMEVEDSICIGSMYENWRVNKPLMCDLLVPFAPPEPYHFRCQPWVSDSSIGPDKQNHGTILVCGPDDEPSSCVCDKKRLGEDMLCLLHHPTSHQKVSKDINLLCSKNTNYLDIDQVMKWFQTSVTKAWSKISHKYEFELTFSQLDSPGALRVKFKSGKVISFNITPVVQYEDTDLYFISHFPSMPREVASGIYWMLSFAVYERRFFKDFAKKLPDNSCHLSCLQIMTFLHSKQCHITGPSGLTTYHLKTVLMHLLLSRPTSGWGSFFLEDRLRDMFKSLEKSLLEKKLYHFMVGNVKLPNTVNLPEHFREAEPVNLFRSFVLSRDLYQKTLSMFYEMLKNATVVINEYSLHLPNGTTNKPSQ from the coding sequence gaGCACGATGCAGGCTGGGATATTTAAGGTGTGTCTGGTGGTGGTGACCGCAATCGTGAATCATCCGCTCCTCTTCCCAAATAACAACACCTTTCCTGCTAATGATGACCTAATGGTGGAAAAATTACGGGAAAGGgaagaaaacttaaaaaaaaaacaactggaacTTGAGCAACTTTTATTCCGTCCAGAGGAACcagaggaggacaacaccacgAGAGAAAGCGAGACAGAAGGTGGATCCAGGTGGGACCTCTGGAGTACAGTGTCTATGGTCATATTTCTCCTCATTGAAGTATGGCGGCAAGACTTTAAGGACAACAACTCCCAAGAGCAAAGCAAAGAGGAGGATGATCTTGTGTTCATAGGAAATAATTGCCATGGTGTGTCACTTCCCAACAAGCCGATGTTGACCATCTTTCATGACCAATACATCCGAGCCACCACCCACGATGCAGTGAGAAGCAGGGAGTTTGTGGAAGGTTTTGCAGATGACCTGCTAGAGGCGTTAAGAAGTTTGTGCAACCGAGATACTGATATGGAGGTCGAGGACAGCATCTGCATTGGTAGTATGTATGAAAACTGGAGGGTGAACAAGCCACTGATGTGCGACCTACTTGTACCCTTTGCACCCCCAGAACCCTATCACTTTAGGTGCCAGCCATGGGTCTCTGACTCATCCATTGGTCCGGACAAACAAAATCACGGAACAATTCTTGTCTGTGGCCCCGATGATGAACCTTCCAGCTGTGTATGTGACAAGAAAAGACTTGGAGAAGATATGTTATGTCTTCTTCACCATCCCACCAGCCATCAAAAAGTAAGCAAGGATATCAATTTGCTGTGCTCTAAAAACACCAACTACCTAGACATTGACCAGGTCATGAAATGGTTCCAGACATCCGTAACCAAAGCATGGAGCAAAATTTCCCACAAGTATGAGTTTGAGCTGACCTTCAGCCAATTGGACTCTCCTGGAGCTTTGAGAGTCAAATTCAAGTCTGGAAAAGTCATCAGCTTCAACATCACCCCAGTAGTCCAGTATGAGGACACAGACCTGTATTTTATTTCCCATTTTCCCAGTATGCCTCGTGAAGTTGCCTCTGGAATTTACTGGATGTTGTCCTTTGCGGTCTACGAGAgaaggttcttcaaggactttgccaAAAAGCTTCCAGATAATTCGTGCCACCTCAGCTGCCTACAAATAATGACTTTTCTCCATTCCAAGCAGTGTCACATAACTGGGCCAAGTGGCCTCACCACGTACCACCTAAAGACAGTCCTTATGCATCTTCTGCTTAGTCGACCCACTTCTGGTTGGGGAAGTTTCTTCCTAGAGGACCGGTTACGAGATATGTTCAAGAGTTTGGAGAAAAGTCTCCTAGAGAAAAAGCTCTATCACTTCATGGTTGGAAATGTCAAGCTTCCGAACACCGTGAACCTCCCTGAACACTTTCGAGAAGCAGAACCTGTTAACCTTTTCCGTTCCTTTGTCCTCAGCAGGGACCTTTATCAGAAAACTCTATCCATGTTCTATGAGATGTTGAAGAATGCAACCGTTGTCATTAATGAATACAGCTTACACCTGCCCAATGGTACCACCAACAAACCTTCTCAATAA